From a single Sander vitreus isolate 19-12246 chromosome 4, sanVit1, whole genome shotgun sequence genomic region:
- the LOC144516727 gene encoding uncharacterized protein LOC144516727, whose amino-acid sequence MHSVTLDSSGSPRKRTLSRGLSEDESLRCIIKETESSSRRLTRSDSRAGTLKKRSDSQHSDQDILMGLPEMLELQANYDEVVQELRGLEVERETLLFQVDFLQDTLEGVEELLAEAQREAGHARLELEQEREAKRKLESMVCSLMQEVERLKEERNNEPSAPVNAHGNVDEETRQGHQMKNDAKALMKNSSLCDPHSSESRGRALEEEEQSEGTELMKLRKLANKPLGHMPSLAVDNPFSVDGVLQRPYENGIDDGQHPSSDRTDSDSISAYEDASAETPEQDRLFPGDANTCELPDDSERGSTNNCPVNDGDTQNPKNPDACLVS is encoded by the exons atgcATTCAGTCACGCTGGACAGCAGTGGTTCGCCACGGAAACGGACGTTATCTCGGGGACTTAGCGAGGATGAGTCGCTCCGCTGCATAATAAAAGAG ACCGAGAGTTCATCCAGGCGTCTGACACGAAGCGACAGCCGAGCAGGCACCCTGAAGAAGAGGAGTGACAGTCAG cATTCTGACCAGGACATCTTAATGGGACTCCCAGAAATG CTGGAGCTGCAGGCCAACTATGACGAGGTGGTGCAGGAGCTGCGTGGGCTGGAGGTTGAGCGAGAGACTCTGTTGTTCCAGGTGGACTTCCTGCAGGACACTCTGGAGGGCGTGGAGGAGCTGCTGGCTGAGGCCCAGAGGGAGGCTGGACACGCTAGATTG GAGTtggaacaagagagagaggcCAAGAGGAAACTGGAGAGCATGGTCTGCTCTCTGATGCAAGAGGTGGAGAGATTAAAAGAG GAGAGGAATAACGAACCATCTGCTCCAGTGAACGCGCATGGAAATGTTGACGAGGAAACGAGACAAGGACACCAGATGAAAAATGATGCAAAGGCATTGATGAAAAACTCCTCGTTGTGTGACCCTCACAGCAGTGAAAGCAGAGGTAGAGCGTTGGAGGAAGAGGAACAGAGTGAAGGCACAGAGCTGATGAAGCTGCGGAAGTTGGCTAATAAGCCCCTGGGCCACATGCCCTCTCTTGCAGTGGACAACCCATTTTCTGTAGACGGGGTCCTGCAGAGGCCTTATGAAAACGGCATCGATGACGGACAACATCCTTCTTCGGACAGGACCGACTCGGACAGCATCAGCGCCTACGAGGATGCGTCTGCTGAGACTCCAGAGCAGGACCGGCTGTTTCCGGGTGACGCAAACACTTGTGAGCTGCCTGATGATTCAGAGAGAGGCTCTACTAACAACTGCCCGGTCAATGACGGGGACACCCAAAACCCCAAAAACCCTGACGCTTGTCTTGTGTCTTAA
- the avil gene encoding advillin gives MEYTFRAVTKNAGIIIWRIEKMELVQIPENSYGNFYEGDCYVLLYTQKVSSSLRYDIHYWIGSQSTQDEQGAAAVYTIQLDEFLGSTPVQHREVQGHESDGFRGYFKQGVIYKKGGVASGMRHTETNTYDIKRLLHVKGKKRVIAKEVEMSWKSFNLGDVFLLDIGKTIVQWNGPKCNKQEKLKGMELAKDIRDRERGGRAEVQVIEGDAESNSPQNMEILNGILGERSSALTDGPPDETADQEQKAKLTLYHVTDADGQMKVTEVATRPLVQDLLNHEDCYFLDQGGAKIFVWKGKKANKAERQAAMTRALEFIKMKNYPITTNVETVNDGAESALFKQLFQRWTVKNQTQGLGKVHTRGKVAHITQEKFDASWMHMMPEVAAQERMVDNGSGQVEVWRIENLELVPVDPQWYGYFYGGDCYLILYTYLVNNKKCYLLYIWQGRHASQDEVAASAFQAVNLDQKYGNEPVQVRTTMGKEPRHFMAMFKGKMVIFEGGTSRKGSSEPEPPIRLLQIHGSDPSNTKAIEVPALATSLNSNDVFVLKSQSGMYLWCGKGSSGDERAMAKEVSSVIGQNSRQGSEEIVAEGQEPIAFWELLGGKAPYASDKRLQQTVLDHQPRLFECSNKTGRFIVNEVTQFMQDDLNEDDVMLLDTWDQVFLWIGKDANEVERKEAVATSQEYLRTHPGARDPDTPIVLIKQGFEPPTFTGWFTAWDPSKWSGGKSYEELKKELGDEATSFNVPVEQNCVESEKSFQSFPPDKLVNKFANELPEGVDPTQKEKHLSDSDFNNIFGITKDNFASMPQWKQLKMKKEKGLF, from the exons ATGGAGTACACATTTAGAGCAGTAACTAAAAACGCTGGGATTATAATCTGGAGAATTGAG AAAATGGAGCTAGTACAAATCCCTGAGAATTCCTATGGAAACTTTTATGAGGGTGACTGCTACGTACTTCTGTAT ACTCAGAAGGTGAGCAGCTCTCTGCGTTATGATATCCACTACTGGATTGGCTCGCAGTCCACTCAGGATGAACAGGGTGCAGCTGCTGTTTACACCATACAGCTTGATGAGTTTTTGGGTTCCACTCCGGTCCAGCACCGTGAAGTTCAGGGCCACGAGTCTGATGGCTTTAGAGGCTACTTCAAACAAGGAGTAAT CTATAAGAAAGGTGGAGTTGCATCAGGCATGAGGCACACTGAAACCAACACCTATGACATTAAGAGACTGCTTCATGTCAAAGGGAAGAAAAGGGTGATTGCAAAAGAG GTGGAGATGAGCTGGAAGAGCTTCAACCTTGGAGATGTGTTTTTGTTGGACATTGGCAAGACCATCGTTCAGTGGAATGGACCGAAGTGTAACAAACAGGAAAAGCTTAAA GGCATGGAGTTGGCCAAAGACATCCGAGACCGAGAGAGAGGAGGTCGGGCAGAGGTCCAAGTGATCGAGGGTGACGCAGAGAGCAACTCTCCTCAGAACATGGAGATCCTGAATGGTATTCTTGGAGAAAGAAGCTCGGCGCTGACGGACGGACCTCCAGATGAAACTGCTGACCAGGAACAGAAGGCAAAACTCACACTTTACCA tgtgacAGATGCTGATGGTCAGATGAAGGTCACAGAAGTCGCTACCAGACCACTGGTTCAGGATCTCCTCAACCATGAA GACTGCTACTTCCTGGATCAGGGAGGGGCGAAGATCTTTGTATGGAAGGggaagaaagcaaacaaagcTGAGAGACAGGCTGCTATGACTAGAGCTTTG GAGTTTATCAAAATGAAAAACTACCCGATCACTACAAATGTGGAGACGGTGAATGATGGGGCAGAGTCAGCTCTCTTCAAGCAGCTGTTCCAGAGGTGGACTGTTAAGAACCAGACTCAAGGTCTGGGCAAAGTGCATACAAGAGGGAAAGTGG CTCATATCACACAGGAAAAGTTTGATGCCTCTTGGATGCACATGATGCCAGAGGTCGCTGCACAGGAGCGAATGGTGGACAATGGCTCAGGTCAAGTGGAG GTGTGGAGAATTGAGAATCTGGAGCTTGTCCCCGTGGACCCTCAATGGTACGGATACTTCTATGGGGGAGACTGCTACCTGATCCTCTATACTTACTTGGTTAACAACAAGAAGTGTTACCTGCTCTATATATGGCAG GGGCGTCATGCGTCACAGGATGAAGTTGCAGCCTCAGCATTTCAAGCTGTGAACTTGGATCAGAAGTATGGTAATGAGCCAGTCCAAGTGAGAACAACAATGGGCAAAGAACCAAGACACTTTATGGCGATGTTCAAGGGTAAAATGGTCATCTTTGAG gGGGGAACATCTAGAAAAGGGTCCTCTGAGCCAGAACCACCGATAAGGTTGCTCCAGATCCATGGTTCTGACCCTTCCAACACAAAAGCCATTGAGGTTCCTGCCCTGGCTACCTCTTTGAACTCAAATGATGTGTTTGTACTAAAGAGCCAATCAGGAATGTATCTTTGGTGTGGAAAG GGATCAAGTGGAGACGAGAGAGCCATGGCAAAGGAGGTGAGCTCTGTGATTGGCCAGAACTCACGGCAAGGTTCTGAGGAGATTGTGGCAGAGGGTCAGGAGCCcattgcattctgggagttgctTGGAGGGAAAGCTCCCTATGCTAGTGACAAGAG ATTACAGCAGACGGTTTTAGATCACCAGCCGCGCCTGTTTGAATGCTCCAATAAGACGGGCCGTTTCATTGTTAACGAGGTGACTCAGTTCATGCAGGATGACCTCAACGAGGATGATGTCATGCTGCTGGACACATGGGACCAG GTGTTTCTCTGGATTGGTAAAGACGCCAATGAGGTAGAGCGCAAAGAAGCAGTGGCCACCAGCCAAGAGTACCTGCGCACCCACCCGGGCGCCAGAGACCCAGACACCCCCATTGTCTTGATCAAGCAGGGATTTGAGCCGCCCACCTTCACTGGGTGGTTTACAGCCTGGGACCCCTCCAAATGGAGT gGAGGAAAGAGCTACGAGGAGTTGAAGAAGGAGTTGGGAGATGAAGCAACATCTTTTAATGTTCCAGTT GAGCAGAACTGTGTCGAAAGTGAGAAAAGCTTTCAGTCTTTTCCACCTGACAAATTGGTCAACAAATTCGCCAACGAGCTGCCTGAAGGTGTTGACCCAACCCAGAAAGAG AAACACCTGTCTGACTCTGACTTCAACAACATATTTGGGATCACCAAAGACAACTTTGCCAGCATGCCGCAGTGGAAACAActaaaaatgaagaaagaaaaagggctGTTTTAA